From Lactobacillus sp. PV012:
AGAATAATGATAGTCATCACATTATCGAAAGTACCTCTTTCTCTCCGAGGAGACCTAACTAAGTGGTGCCAAGAAGTCCAGACTGGGTTTATGTTGGAAACTTTAGTGCAAGAATTAGAGAGTTGTTATGGGAACGCATTCAGGAAAATTTAAAAACTGGAGAAGCTACCTTAATTTATTCTACAAATAATGAGCTAGGGTATACTATCAAGACAACACGAAAAGATAAAAAAGTGGTAGACTTTGATGGATTGCCTTTAGTGAAGCATCTTATTTTTAAAGAGACGTCTTTAAAAGAAGAGAAAAATTATGGATGGAGTACAGCTGCTAAGATGCATCAAGCTAGGCGTACTAAAAGTAAATTAAATGTTCATTCTTCTTTATCTAAAGAAAAATATTTAAAAAATGTAGTATGTATTGATATTGAGACTACCGGATTGGATCCTGAAAAAGATGAACTGATTGAAATAGCTGCTGTTCGGCGTAATAAGACCGGTGAAATTATTAAGTTTCAGCGTTATATAAAAATTGATCAAATAGTTAGTTCAAAAATATCCCAATTAACTGGTATTACTAATGAAATACTTAATAAATCGGGATCAAATTTGGATAATGCTTTAACTGACTTGGAAGAGTTTATTGGGGATAATCTTATTATGGGTTATAACATTAGATTTGATTTAGAATTTCTACGTTTTGGATTTATTAAAATGGGTAAAAAGATGTTTAATAATAAAAGTAGAGATTTATTAAGATTGATAAAAAGAAAGAATAAGTTCATGAGCAATTATCATCTAAATTCTGTATTAGATAAATATAATATTATTAATGAAAACCCTCATACTGCAGCTGGGGATGCACGAGCAACTTTTTTATTAGGTGAAAAGCTATATGAAGAAGGAATATTAAAAATCTAATTAGTGTTTTTGATATTGCAAAAATTAGCTATAATTAATTCGGCGATTATTAAAACTCATCAAAATTTAGAAGTAGTAATTTAAAAGGTTGATATAACGGAATTTTTTAACTGTATTCTCCACGTAAGTGGAGGTGATCCTGAAGAAAACAATATAATTGCAAAGGTGCAAAAAATATGGGAAAATAATAAACATTAAGAAGTGAATGGGCAAAGAGGGAAGTCGAAATCTGTTAAGAAAATATTTTTTGGAGATAAGAGCCAAAAAATTAGCAGTTTTAGATGTCGGTTCAAATCCGACCGCTTTTTAATTAATAAGACTAGGCACATAATTCTAATGGAATATGTGCCTTTTTCTATGCAAAAAAATTAATAAAAAAATCTCTTGTATAGTAGAGTAATTGTATTCTCCACGTAAGTGGAGGCAATTGTAAATATCACTTTATTACCTATCTTCATCTAATAAAAGTATAAAGTTTGTAGATAGGCCAAGATTTGTGTACTCAGTTGTTGATTTTATTATTCGGTATTATCCAATCAATTTTGTAAGCTAATATAAAAATAACAAGTGTATTATTTCAATCTGGAAGATTTTAAGACAAACGTTTAAGAATGGTATAAAGTAAAGGAGTTGAAAAAATTAAATATTTTTGGAGGAAAATATGCAAAGTAATGTAGAGAAAAATGGAAATAACAATTTTTCTGTTAGTTTATTGATGCCTTGGATCAAAGGAGTAATGGAAGTTAATGAGAACTTCATGCATGTCAAAATGCCTAATACAACTTTCTTTGGTCTTATTCCAGCAGGTGGAAGAAATCAAAATATTCCGCTCCCTGGTTTAACAAGTGTAGAAATTGAATCAGTCTACAAAATTGGAAGCATGCTTTTAGGAATTTTGATTGCCATCGCAGGATTTGCTATGTTTAATACTAGTGCCTTAGGAGCAGTGTTAGTAATTCTTATTGGTGCTTTAATATTTTTAAGTGGTATCCGGACTAAATTAATTTTTGAAAAGTCTGGAATGGAACAATCAGTTGCAGTACCATTTTTTGAAAGTGCCCATGTACGTGAGTTTGCAGATGAAGTTAATAATAAGATTCAAGAATATCAAAATGATAGAAATACTCGCGCCCAAATGGATCGCCAAATTCAAAATCAACAAGCAACTTCTCAAGATATTGTAAATGCGATTAATAATCAGCAACAACAAGAACAAGCCCCTCAACTTAAAGCTGTTAATGCTTCTACGGATGTTTCTAGCGATACAGACACTAAGTTTTGTTCAAGTTGTGGTAACCAAGTAGCTGCTTCAGCTTCATTTTGTACAAACTGTGGAACAAAATTAAATTAATACTGAAAATTTATCCCCTTTTATATAAATCCCCTCATGGAATTATGATTTGATGTAAAATTCAAGCCATAATTCTTTTTTATTAATAACATTAAGTGCGGGGGTACTAAAAAATGGTGGGAGGGGCGCCGTTTAATTCCTGAAGAAATGCCTAAATCTTAAGACTTTAAAATAACAATTGTATTATTTCAATCTGGAAGATTATTAGACAAACTATTAAAAATATTATAAACTTTAAAAGTTGTAAAAATATTTAATTTTGGAGGAAAGTAATGAAAACATGTCCAAATTGTCATGCAGAA
This genomic window contains:
- a CDS encoding zinc-ribbon domain-containing protein codes for the protein MQSNVEKNGNNNFSVSLLMPWIKGVMEVNENFMHVKMPNTTFFGLIPAGGRNQNIPLPGLTSVEIESVYKIGSMLLGILIAIAGFAMFNTSALGAVLVILIGALIFLSGIRTKLIFEKSGMEQSVAVPFFESAHVREFADEVNNKIQEYQNDRNTRAQMDRQIQNQQATSQDIVNAINNQQQQEQAPQLKAVNASTDVSSDTDTKFCSSCGNQVAASASFCTNCGTKLN
- a CDS encoding PolC-type DNA polymerase III, with translation MHQARRTKSKLNVHSSLSKEKYLKNVVCIDIETTGLDPEKDELIEIAAVRRNKTGEIIKFQRYIKIDQIVSSKISQLTGITNEILNKSGSNLDNALTDLEEFIGDNLIMGYNIRFDLEFLRFGFIKMGKKMFNNKSRDLLRLIKRKNKFMSNYHLNSVLDKYNIINENPHTAAGDARATFLLGEKLYEEGILKI